A region of the Chroicocephalus ridibundus chromosome 1, bChrRid1.1, whole genome shotgun sequence genome:
aacttgatttttttttttcttttttttttctgatagcagATAGGAGTCTGAGGGCGCGTGCGCGTGCAGACAAATTCTGGGACAAACCTCAACCAATTTGTGCTCCTCAGTTACGCAAAACGTGTTCATTTCCAGCTGAACAGAGACACGCACTTTTTCCCTGACCCGCTGCGGCAAGCGGCGAGGACGCGCTGCTGTGACCGCGGCTCAGCTGGTGCTTTTAAGATGCACTAAATTCAACCACGTTTTGCAGAGAAGCCCGTTTGGAATGTTTCTCTGGAAATCTCCCCCGCGTGCCCCAGCCCCCCGTTGCTGAGTGTCGCAGCTGATGGCTCGTGCTCCCGGGGTGGTGAGGCTGCCCAGCAAAGCAGGCGGCTTCCAGAGTGCTTAAATGGAGACCTGGTGTTTGCTGTTGGGTTTTCTAATGGCCTCGGGCAGACGAACCACCACTTCAGGTGCTCGGTCTTATTTGAGCCTCcgaatttcttcctttccatttaacCTTTTTGGCAGCTGTAAAGGACAAATCTATTTTCCTTCCGTCAGGGTTAGTTTGGTTAATTGACCTGCAGGTTTAGCTGATAAAGCTCCCTAAAACGTTACACGTTTTGCCATACTtaaacagaaagggaagaaatcaaTACAGAATCACATATAATGGGGCTATTTCTCACCTCAGAGTGAGACGTTATCTCTTGTGGTCTGACCACACTCAGCTCGGCACAAACATTGACCTTTCTCTGCCTTTGTCTCTCACCCTCTCCGTCCCTACTTCCCTCTCCCATCCAGGTGCTTCAGCCTTGGTGGCACCGGCATGACCAGTGCTGCTCCTCTTGCTGTTCCCAGGGCTGGTTTCCAGGTCTCCATCCCACTTTTCCTTCTCACCCAGGCAGGAGCACCCTGTCCCCAAGCTCTTGCCCTGCCTGTGAGACTGAGAAGCTTTCAGGCACCTCCCAAAGGGCTGAGCACCAAATGTCCCGAAAATTTGGGTAATTAAATGTTGGGGTCTACAACTAGGGGGGACTAAATGGTGCACTGCTCTTTCCTCGTTCTCTGCTGCTATGTACAGCCCAGAGAGTGACCCCAGGACTGGTCCACTgtggcttttcatagaatcatagaatcacagaatggttagagttggaaggcaccttaaagatcatctcattccacccccctgccctgggcagggacacctcccaccagcccaggtcgctccaagccccggccaacctggccttgaacccctccagggatggggcagccacagcttctctgggcaacctgggccaggggctcaccgccctcacagccaagaatttctgcccgagatctcagctcaatctcccctcttgcagtggaaaacccttcccccctcgtcctatcatcaTCATTCCTTGGTTGATGTGATGGATATGCATGAGGGCAGCTATGTACAGGGGTTTCTTAGCTCTCAAGAGCTACCGTTGTATCTGGGTTGTGTGGGGTCTTATAGCAGGGCTTTTATTCCAAGACACTATTATTTCCAGACCCTCGGACCATCAGTGTGTGAGATGTCATCTTCCAATAGGACTGTGTCCAGTCCCCTGACCTTCATCCTCACCGGCATTCCTGGTCTGCTGATGAGCAGCTATTGGATGGCGTTGCCTCTCTGCTGCCTGTACCTCCTCATGCTCCTGGGGAACTGTACCTTGCTCTGGATGATAAAGACAGACCACAGCCTCCATACACCGATGTACTATTTCCTCTCCATGCTGTCCTTGGCAGACCTGGGCTTGTCTCTCTCCACCCTGCCCACCATGCTGGCCATTTTCTGGTTCGAGTCCACCTCCCTCTGTTTTGAGGCGTGCATCGTCCAGATGTACTTCATCCATTCCTTCTCTGCCATCGAGtctggggtgctggtggccatggcTTTTGACCGCTTTGTTGCTATTTGCTACCCTTTGCACTACAACTCTGTCCTGACGAGCTCCCTGATAATGAAGGCAGGGGGAGTGATCTTCATGCGGGGCATCTGTGTGGTGCTACCCGTTGTTGTCCTTATTAAGAAGATGCCTTTTTGCAGGTCCCATGTCCTGTCTCACTCCTTCTGCCTGCACCAGGACATGTTGAGGCTGGTTTGTGGGGATGTCAAGGTTAACAGCTTGTACGGGCTGACCGCGGTGATACTCACCAAGGGGCTGGACTCCCTGACCATCCTCCTGTCTTACACGATGATCATCAGGACTATCTTGAACATCGTATCCCAGGAAACACAAGCCAAAGCCTTTAGCACATGCATCTCCCACCTCTGTGCCATCCTGATCTTTTACATCCCGCTCATTGGCTTGTCCATCATCCACAGGTTTGGGAAGCACCTGCCCCCCCTCGCTCACACACTCCTGGCTGATGCCTACCTCCTGGTGCCCCCTGTCCTGAACCCGCTGGTGTACAGCTGGAAAACCAAGCAGATCCGCAGGCGGATCCTCATCCTGCTCTGCCGGAAAGTGCCCCAGCAGCAGGTCTAGTCCCAGAGTGGCAGTGCCCCAGAGCcagcctcctccttcctttcctctccagaCTGGTTGCTTATGGGCAATGTCGTCTCCTGGGGAAAATCACTCATGCTCCTTCAATTTCCAGGAGAAACGTGTCACCTCTTCTGCAATACAGCGTTTTTACTCTCCATGGAGGGATAGATTATGGCAATTCACATTATTCCACCTCTCAATTTGGGTTGCGCCAGTTCTCAGAAAGTCTGCAAGAGGGCAGAGCTGGTGTGGCCGTGTGATTAAGTtgtcctccctgcaggtggggagagACAAGGCTGCTGAGAGCGGGCTTTCGTCAAGGGTTTCACTGCTAACAGCAGTTTTGGTCTCTGATGAAGTGCAAACAGTGTTGCCAGACTTGTGCTTTTAATTACAATATCCCTATATGGGTCCATTATATCGAGCTGTCAGTCCCCAGAGTTATGTGACCACATCACGCTCCTCCACTTTCATTGTACAAATATTATGATTCACATCTTTATAGGTATGGAGACAGGAACTAATGGCTTGTGGACTGTAACCTAAGGACACAAACCCAGAAAACTGAGCGCAGTCTCAGGGTCTGCAAGGGGAGTGTATGGTTTTTACTGTCTCATGATACCATCTGCTCTGCCTCTAACTGATGGGAACATCACAAAAATCTTTCCCCACCTCCCAGGTTTGGATTCAAGCGAGGGTAGGTCGGTCTGGCACGGAGGTATAGGGTGCAATGGGCATGCAACGCAATCCAAACATATCCTGCGACACTATTTCTGTGTTGCCCCGTTTCCTTAGGGACACATGCGATGTATAAGTGACATTCTGCATACTGGGGCTGGCTGAGCTGCCCCTTCCAGAGCATCAGGCTGTCATTAGAGGAGCCTCCACCCCGTCTCAAGGCAATCTACCTCCCAAGTAACCACCCTTGTCATTGCCTAAAATAATCCTCCCTGCAAGCCAAATCCCTGTCGCTGTCATGTCTGCAGGGTCATTTGCTCCTTTCTGACCCCAAATCAGTGCCCTCAGTCTTCCTCATGGGCTGGTCTCCT
Encoded here:
- the LOC134511251 gene encoding olfactory receptor 51H1-like; protein product: MSSSNRTVSSPLTFILTGIPGLLMSSYWMALPLCCLYLLMLLGNCTLLWMIKTDHSLHTPMYYFLSMLSLADLGLSLSTLPTMLAIFWFESTSLCFEACIVQMYFIHSFSAIESGVLVAMAFDRFVAICYPLHYNSVLTSSLIMKAGGVIFMRGICVVLPVVVLIKKMPFCRSHVLSHSFCLHQDMLRLVCGDVKVNSLYGLTAVILTKGLDSLTILLSYTMIIRTILNIVSQETQAKAFSTCISHLCAILIFYIPLIGLSIIHRFGKHLPPLAHTLLADAYLLVPPVLNPLVYSWKTKQIRRRILILLCRKVPQQQV